In the genome of Bacillus sp. S3, one region contains:
- a CDS encoding DNA-directed RNA polymerase subunit alpha codes for MIEIEKPKIETIEINDDAKYGKFVVEPLERGYGTTLGNSLRRILLSSLPGAAVTSIQVDGVLHEFSTIEGVVEDVTSIILNIKKLALKIYSDEEKTLEIDVQGEGPVKAMNVTHDSDVEILNPDLHIATLASNGHLRMRLTARRGRGYTPAENNKREDQPIGVIPIDSIYTPVSRVSYQVENTRVGQLSNYDKLTLDVWTDGSTGPKEAIALGSKILTEHLNIFVGLTDEAQNAEIMIEKEEDQKEKVLEMTIEELDLSVRSYNCLKRAGINTVQELANKTEEDMMKVRNLGRKSLEEVKAKLEELGLGLRKDD; via the coding sequence ATGATCGAAATAGAAAAACCAAAAATCGAAACGATTGAGATCAACGATGATGCCAAGTACGGTAAGTTCGTCGTAGAGCCACTTGAGCGTGGATATGGTACCACTTTGGGTAACTCCTTACGTCGTATCCTATTATCTTCACTCCCAGGTGCCGCTGTTACATCGATTCAGGTCGATGGGGTACTTCATGAGTTCTCAACAATTGAAGGCGTCGTAGAGGATGTAACATCCATCATTTTAAACATTAAGAAATTAGCTTTAAAAATCTACTCTGACGAAGAGAAAACCCTTGAAATTGATGTACAGGGTGAAGGACCTGTCAAGGCGATGAATGTTACCCATGACAGTGATGTCGAGATTTTAAATCCTGACCTTCACATTGCGACATTAGCTTCCAACGGACATCTTCGCATGCGTTTGACAGCTAGACGCGGTCGTGGATATACACCAGCTGAGAACAACAAAAGAGAAGATCAGCCAATCGGTGTGATTCCAATCGATTCGATTTATACACCTGTTTCTCGCGTGTCCTATCAAGTAGAAAATACTCGTGTAGGTCAATTGTCAAATTATGATAAGCTAACGCTAGATGTTTGGACAGATGGTAGCACTGGGCCAAAAGAAGCGATTGCTCTTGGTTCGAAAATTTTGACCGAGCATTTGAATATTTTTGTTGGTTTAACTGATGAAGCTCAAAATGCTGAAATCATGATTGAAAAAGAAGAAGATCAAAAGGAAAAAGTTCTTGAAATGACAATTGAAGAACTAGATCTTTCTGTTCGTTCTTATAACTGCTTAAAGCGTGCTGGAATCAACACTGTTCAGGAATTAGCTAATAAGACTGAAGAAGATATGATGAAGGTTCGTAACTTAGGCCGCAAATCACTCGAAGAAGTGAAGGCAAAACTAGAAGAGC